A single genomic interval of Candidatus Methylomirabilis limnetica harbors:
- the pheS gene encoding phenylalanine--tRNA ligase subunit alpha, with translation MRQELEDLRAAALDQIQQSADAAQLERARVHFLGRKARLTAILRQLVTLSPQERPVIGLLANQVKQAIEASITAQRASLESIPSDDVLATDQIDITLPGRRPTLGRLHPLTQIMREICQVFVEMGFAVIEGPDVEWDYYNFEALNIPEDHPARDMWDTFWIDPASISVDKPMLLRTHTSPMQIRIMEQTKPPIRVVVPGTCYRYEAVDASHESQFHQIEGLAVDEGVTFADLKGTLYTFVQRLFGKDRKIRFRCDYFPFVEPGVDMSIDCFRCKGAGCRLCKESGWLEILGAGMVHPNVLTRVGYDPARYSGFAFGLGPARVAMLKYGIDDIRFFHGNDLRFLQQFP, from the coding sequence CTGAGGCAGGAGCTGGAGGATCTAAGAGCGGCGGCTCTCGATCAGATTCAGCAGAGCGCAGACGCGGCACAGCTCGAACGGGCGCGCGTGCATTTTCTCGGCCGCAAGGCCAGATTGACGGCGATCCTTCGGCAATTGGTTACGCTGTCGCCTCAGGAGCGGCCAGTGATCGGTCTGTTGGCCAACCAGGTTAAGCAAGCGATTGAAGCGAGCATTACAGCCCAGCGGGCGAGCCTGGAATCGATCCCAAGTGATGATGTGCTGGCAACAGACCAGATCGACATCACCCTTCCAGGGCGGCGTCCGACGTTGGGGCGCCTGCATCCCCTGACGCAGATCATGCGTGAGATCTGCCAAGTCTTCGTAGAGATGGGTTTCGCCGTCATCGAGGGGCCTGATGTTGAGTGGGACTACTATAACTTCGAGGCCCTGAACATTCCAGAGGATCACCCGGCCCGGGACATGTGGGACACCTTCTGGATTGATCCGGCAAGCATCTCGGTCGATAAACCAATGCTGCTCAGAACGCACACCTCACCGATGCAGATCCGAATCATGGAACAGACCAAGCCACCGATCCGCGTGGTGGTGCCAGGGACCTGTTATCGGTACGAAGCGGTGGACGCCAGCCACGAGAGTCAGTTTCATCAGATCGAAGGGCTGGCGGTCGATGAGGGCGTGACCTTCGCCGATCTGAAGGGGACATTGTATACCTTCGTTCAGCGCCTGTTTGGCAAAGACCGGAAGATCCGCTTTCGGTGTGACTATTTTCCCTTCGTCGAGCCGGGCGTCGATATGTCGATCGATTGTTTCCGCTGCAAGGGCGCGGGCTGCCGGCTGTGCAAGGAGAGCGGGTGGCTGGAGATCCTGGGCGCAGGGATGGTGCATCCGAATGTCCTGACGCGCGTTGGGTACGACCCGGCACGCTACTCCGGCTTCGCGTTCGGTCTAGGGCCAGCGCGCGTAGCCATGCTCAAGTACGGCATCGACGACATCCGCTTCTTCCACGGCAACGACCTTCGCTTCCTCCAGCAGTTCCCCTGA
- the infC gene encoding translation initiation factor IF-3: protein MNDRIRVKEVRVISAEGAQLGILPIQEALDAALKLSLDLVEVAPDAKPPVCRIMNYGKYRYEQSKKVREARKKQTVVQIKEIKLRPKTEDHDFQFKAKHAERFLKEGNKAKITMMFRGREMVHIDRGKVLLDRFAEALKEAAMIEQRPRQEGRNMVMILTPKH from the coding sequence GTGAATGATCGGATTCGGGTCAAAGAGGTGAGGGTGATCAGTGCAGAGGGGGCGCAACTTGGCATCCTGCCGATTCAGGAAGCCCTCGATGCTGCCCTGAAACTTTCGCTCGACTTGGTGGAAGTGGCGCCGGACGCTAAGCCGCCTGTCTGCCGGATCATGAACTACGGGAAGTATCGGTACGAGCAGAGTAAGAAGGTACGGGAGGCAAGAAAGAAGCAGACGGTCGTCCAGATCAAAGAGATCAAGCTCCGGCCCAAGACCGAGGATCACGATTTTCAGTTTAAGGCCAAGCACGCCGAGCGCTTCTTGAAGGAGGGGAATAAGGCCAAGATAACCATGATGTTCCGAGGACGGGAAATGGTTCATATCGATCGCGGGAAGGTGCTCTTGGACCGCTTCGCAGAGGCGCTCAAAGAGGCCGCCATGATCGAGCAACGCCCCAGGCAGGAGGGTCGGAACATGGTGATGATCCTCACCCCCAAGCATTGA
- the rplT gene encoding 50S ribosomal protein L20 has protein sequence MPRAKGGFKTRQRRNRVLKEAEGFWGKRSKAYRSAQEAVDRARRYAYRDRKARKRDFRGLWIIRINAAARLSGLSYSVLMGGLKKAGVAVDRKALADLAIHDPSTFNKLAEVAREQVAA, from the coding sequence ATGCCACGCGCAAAAGGTGGTTTTAAGACAAGACAACGTAGGAACAGGGTCCTCAAGGAAGCGGAGGGATTCTGGGGAAAGCGGAGTAAGGCCTACAGGAGCGCGCAGGAGGCGGTCGATCGGGCGAGGCGGTACGCCTATCGCGACCGCAAGGCTCGCAAGCGGGACTTCCGCGGCCTGTGGATCATACGGATCAATGCGGCGGCGCGCCTGAGTGGCCTGTCGTACAGCGTTCTGATGGGTGGTCTCAAAAAGGCCGGCGTGGCTGTCGATAGGAAGGCCTTGGCCGATCTCGCCATCCATGATCCATCGACATTCAACAAATTGGCGGAGGTCGCGCGGGAGCAGGTGGCGGCCTAA
- the rpmI gene encoding 50S ribosomal protein L35 — MPKIKTLKGAAKRFKVTGTNKIARHKAAKSHLLTGKSRKRKRTLRQSDLVSKADTARMRRLIPYQGK; from the coding sequence GTGCCGAAGATCAAGACCCTCAAAGGAGCGGCCAAACGGTTCAAGGTAACGGGAACGAACAAAATTGCACGCCACAAAGCGGCGAAGAGCCACTTACTGACCGGTAAATCGAGAAAGCGGAAACGAACTCTGCGGCAGTCAGATCTGGTATCTAAGGCGGATACTGCCAGAATGCGGCGCCTGATCCCCTATCAGGGGAAGTAA